One window of Flavobacterium ammonificans genomic DNA carries:
- a CDS encoding RagB/SusD family nutrient uptake outer membrane protein, with protein sequence MKANQYIIYTLFAALFISCESELDVQPRQREDATISLSTEKGIKDILTGTYAIAATGDVYGGRILVAADLLGQTGSTATTDLRWSGTFADFRHMYAKTMLVNNQFAQQIWARNYEMINAANTVIENISKVASADDKKRMIGEANFLKSLAYFDLVRFFGKQYEAGKNNTQLGVIIRDKAISDFTIDLSAERSSVEAVYAIVISGLNKAFDDLPEDNEFYANKYAAKALLARVYLQMQNYPAARDAANYVIQNSGADLSSKYADAFNHDVNQIEDIFAIQITKQTGDNQVVNHYASEANGGRGGDIHITSNYLNKFDDVNDDRRNFNKINPANNRRLTSKFTSQFGDVGIIRLAEMYLIRAETNFRENTTVGATPLADINKLRTRANAVNFTTLTLARILRERELELGMEGFRIHDIRRTGGSVTSSLPWTSDRLLFPIPLREIDSNKKISQNSGY encoded by the coding sequence ATGAAAGCAAATCAATATATAATATATACACTTTTCGCAGCTCTTTTCATTAGTTGCGAAAGTGAGTTAGATGTTCAACCTAGACAAAGAGAAGATGCAACAATTTCTCTTAGTACAGAAAAAGGTATAAAAGATATTTTAACTGGAACTTATGCAATTGCAGCAACCGGTGATGTTTATGGAGGTAGAATTTTAGTGGCTGCCGATTTACTTGGGCAGACAGGTTCAACTGCTACTACGGATTTAAGATGGAGCGGAACTTTTGCTGATTTTAGACATATGTATGCAAAAACGATGTTAGTAAACAATCAATTTGCACAACAAATATGGGCTAGAAATTACGAAATGATAAATGCTGCAAATACAGTAATTGAAAACATAAGTAAAGTTGCAAGCGCGGATGATAAAAAAAGAATGATTGGCGAAGCTAATTTTTTGAAATCTCTAGCTTATTTTGACTTAGTTCGTTTCTTTGGAAAGCAATATGAAGCAGGTAAGAATAATACTCAACTAGGTGTTATTATTAGAGACAAAGCTATTAGTGATTTTACAATTGACCTTTCAGCAGAAAGAAGTAGTGTAGAAGCTGTTTATGCGATAGTAATTTCAGGACTTAATAAAGCATTTGACGATCTTCCTGAAGATAATGAATTTTATGCAAACAAGTATGCTGCAAAAGCTCTTTTAGCAAGAGTTTATTTGCAAATGCAAAACTATCCTGCTGCAAGAGATGCTGCTAATTATGTAATTCAAAATAGTGGTGCTGATTTATCAAGTAAATATGCAGATGCTTTCAATCATGATGTAAATCAAATTGAAGATATTTTCGCTATTCAAATTACAAAACAAACCGGAGACAATCAGGTTGTGAATCATTATGCCTCTGAAGCAAACGGAGGAAGAGGTGGAGATATTCACATTACTTCAAATTATTTAAATAAATTTGATGATGTAAATGATGATAGAAGAAATTTCAACAAAATAAATCCAGCAAATAATAGAAGACTTACTTCTAAATTTACGTCTCAATTTGGTGATGTAGGAATTATTCGTTTGGCTGAGATGTATTTGATTAGAGCTGAAACTAATTTTAGAGAAAACACTACTGTTGGAGCTACTCCGTTAGCCGATATTAATAAGCTAAGAACAAGAGCAAATGCAGTTAATTTTACTACACTAACTTTAGCTAGAATTCTAAGAGAAAGAGAATTAGAGTTAGGAATGGAAGGATTTAGAATTCATGATATCAGAAGAACGGGTGGAAGTGTAACTTCTAGTCTACCTTGGACTTCTGACAGATTGCTATTCCCAATTCCATTAAGAGAAATTGATAGTAATAAAAAGATTTCACAAAATTCAGGTTATTAA
- the rpsG gene encoding 30S ribosomal protein S7, which translates to MRKRAAKKRPLLPDPRFNDQLVTRFVNNLMWDGKKSTAFKVFYDAIDIIETKKQDAEKSSLEIWKDALTNVMPHVEVRSRRVGGATFQIPMQIRPDRKISMAMKWLILYSRRRNEKSMAQRLASECLAAAKEEGAAVKKRMDTHKMAEANKAFSHFRF; encoded by the coding sequence ATGAGAAAAAGAGCGGCAAAGAAAAGACCACTTTTACCAGATCCAAGGTTTAATGACCAATTGGTAACTCGTTTTGTGAACAACTTAATGTGGGACGGTAAGAAATCAACAGCTTTTAAAGTTTTTTATGATGCAATTGATATCATTGAAACAAAAAAGCAAGATGCAGAAAAATCATCATTAGAAATTTGGAAAGATGCGTTAACTAATGTTATGCCTCACGTAGAAGTACGTAGTCGTAGAGTTGGTGGAGCTACATTCCAAATTCCAATGCAAATTAGACCAGACAGAAAAATTTCTATGGCAATGAAGTGGTTAATACTTTATTCTAGAAGAAGAAATGAAAAATCGATGGCTCAAAGACTAGCTTCTGAATGTTTAGCTGCGGCTAAAGAAGAAGGAGCTGCTGTTAAGAAAAGAATGGATACTCACAAAATGGCAGAAGCTAACAAAGCTTTCTCTCACTTTAGATTTTAA
- the rpsL gene encoding 30S ribosomal protein S12, with translation MPTIQQLVRTGRTQITKKSKSVALDSCPQRRGVCTRVYTTTPKKPNSAMRKVARVRLTNGNEVNAYIPGEGHNLQEHSIVLVRGGRVKDLPGVRYHIVRGALDTSGVAGRTQRRSKYGAKRPKEAKK, from the coding sequence ATGCCAACAATTCAACAATTAGTAAGAACAGGAAGAACTCAGATAACTAAGAAGAGTAAATCGGTTGCTTTAGATTCTTGTCCTCAAAGAAGAGGGGTTTGTACGCGTGTTTACACTACTACACCAAAAAAACCAAACTCTGCAATGCGTAAAGTTGCGCGTGTACGTTTGACAAATGGTAATGAGGTAAATGCCTACATCCCTGGAGAAGGACACAATTTACAAGAGCACTCGATAGTATTAGTTAGGGGTGGAAGGGTAAAAGATTTACCAGGAGTTAGATACCACATCGTTCGTGGTGCGCTTGATACATCAGGTGTAGCTGGAAGAACGCAAAGAAGATCTAAGTACGGTGCTAAACGCCCAAAAGAAGCAAAAAAGTAA
- the rlmB gene encoding 23S rRNA (guanosine(2251)-2'-O)-methyltransferase RlmB: MEKENIIFGIRAIIEAIQAGTAVDKVFIQKEIAGELMKDLMKVMKRANINFSYVPVEKLNRLTPNNHQGAVASISPIGFMELEHLVESTVESGKKPLFLILDQISDARNFGAIIRTAECTGVNGIIVQKAGSAPVNGDTVKTSAGAVFNVPICKVEHIKDAIFYLQGSGIKTVAATEKTEQNIYDITLNEPVAIIMGSEDRGINPSVLKIVDEKAKLPMFGTIGSLNVSVACGAFLYEAVRQRS, encoded by the coding sequence ATGGAAAAAGAAAACATAATATTCGGGATACGCGCCATTATTGAGGCCATACAAGCAGGAACTGCAGTTGACAAAGTCTTTATTCAAAAAGAAATTGCAGGCGAACTGATGAAGGATTTAATGAAGGTGATGAAACGTGCCAATATTAATTTTTCCTATGTTCCAGTTGAAAAGCTAAACCGTTTAACACCTAACAATCACCAAGGAGCAGTGGCAAGTATTTCGCCTATTGGTTTCATGGAATTAGAACACTTAGTGGAATCCACTGTAGAATCGGGTAAAAAACCATTATTCTTGATATTGGATCAAATCTCTGATGCACGTAATTTCGGTGCGATTATTAGAACTGCTGAATGTACTGGAGTCAATGGTATCATTGTTCAAAAAGCAGGTTCCGCTCCTGTAAATGGAGACACAGTAAAAACTTCTGCTGGCGCTGTCTTCAATGTGCCAATCTGTAAGGTGGAACATATTAAAGATGCCATCTTTTACCTTCAAGGCTCTGGAATCAAAACAGTAGCCGCTACGGAAAAAACGGAGCAAAACATTTACGATATCACATTGAACGAACCGGTAGCCATCATCATGGGATCTGAAGACCGAGGAATCAATCCATCAGTATTAAAAATTGTAGATGAAAAAGCAAAACTACCTATGTTTGGAACAATTGGTTCTCTAAATGTGTCTGTTGCTTGTGGTGCCTTTCTTTACGAAGCAGTAAGACAAAGAAGTTAG
- a CDS encoding SusD/RagB family nutrient-binding outer membrane lipoprotein has translation MKKYLLILASIIIASCASDEKFEELNKDPNNPTSVSSEALFTSATKALFDQMESTNVNNNIYRLLSQYWTETTYVDESNYDFNTRAIPQNHWSRISRDVLFDLQDAKKLASNDKQKAMISVIEVYAWQQMVDTYGDIPYTDALKGAVEPTPAYNDDAAIYTDLIVRINDAITKLNGAGTGYTSADIIFNGDIAKWKKFANSVKLKIAMRMADANNSVAQTTAQEAVNSGVLNSNSDNVVLNYLGSTPNTNPLWLDLVQSGRSDFLPANTIVDHMNAKNDPRRAFYFDNNMGVNVYSGATYGAVSNFLSYSHIGKVMHQPTFRGVLLDYAEVRFLLAEAIERGYAVGGTAAAHYTAAIEANMTDWGVASADIATYIARTDVAYATATGTWRQKIGLQFWLAMYNRGFEGWSVKRKYDAPSFNTAAVSGLPLPTRYTYPLNEPTLNKTNYEAAKTAMGGDTQTTKIFWDKF, from the coding sequence ATGAAAAAATATTTATTAATATTAGCTTCAATAATCATTGCTAGTTGTGCTAGTGATGAAAAATTTGAAGAACTGAATAAAGACCCTAACAATCCAACATCTGTGTCTTCGGAAGCACTATTTACTTCAGCAACGAAAGCATTATTTGATCAAATGGAAAGTACAAATGTCAATAATAACATATACCGTCTTTTATCTCAATATTGGACTGAAACAACTTATGTTGACGAAAGTAATTACGATTTTAACACTCGAGCTATTCCTCAAAATCATTGGAGTAGAATTAGCAGAGATGTGCTATTTGATTTGCAGGATGCAAAAAAATTAGCTTCAAATGATAAACAAAAAGCAATGATTTCAGTAATTGAAGTATATGCTTGGCAACAAATGGTAGATACTTATGGAGACATTCCATATACTGATGCTTTAAAAGGAGCAGTGGAACCAACACCCGCTTATAATGATGATGCAGCAATCTATACTGACTTAATAGTAAGAATTAATGATGCAATAACCAAATTAAACGGAGCTGGTACAGGATACACATCTGCAGATATTATTTTTAACGGAGACATTGCAAAATGGAAGAAATTTGCTAATTCTGTTAAACTAAAAATTGCCATGAGAATGGCAGATGCAAATAACAGTGTTGCTCAAACAACAGCTCAAGAGGCAGTAAATTCTGGAGTTTTAAATTCAAATAGCGACAATGTTGTTTTAAATTATCTTGGATCTACTCCAAATACAAATCCACTTTGGTTAGATTTAGTTCAATCTGGAAGAAGCGACTTTTTACCAGCTAACACAATTGTTGATCATATGAATGCTAAAAATGATCCAAGAAGAGCATTTTACTTTGACAATAATATGGGAGTTAATGTATATTCTGGTGCAACTTATGGAGCAGTTAGTAACTTTTTAAGTTATTCACATATTGGCAAAGTGATGCATCAACCAACATTCAGAGGAGTGTTGTTAGACTATGCTGAAGTTAGATTTTTATTAGCTGAAGCTATAGAAAGAGGCTATGCTGTAGGAGGTACCGCAGCTGCGCATTATACTGCTGCTATAGAAGCTAATATGACTGACTGGGGTGTTGCTTCTGCAGATATTGCAACTTACATAGCTAGAACCGATGTTGCTTATGCAACTGCAACAGGGACTTGGAGACAAAAAATTGGTTTACAATTTTGGTTAGCAATGTATAATAGAGGCTTTGAAGGTTGGTCTGTAAAAAGAAAATACGATGCTCCTTCATTCAATACTGCTGCTGTATCTGGTTTACCTTTACCAACTAGATATACTTACCCGTTGAATGAGCCAACACTAAATAAAACCAACTATGAAGCAGCTAAAACTGCAATGGGTGGAGATACTCAAACAACAAAAATATTCTGGGATAAATTTTAA
- a CDS encoding SusC/RagA family TonB-linked outer membrane protein: MKLKLNGFLVLLLALVTQISFAQERVVSGTVSDNTGLPLPGVSVLVKGTKSGTQTDFDGKFSIKATPSQILIFSYIGMTTQEVKAGSTSINVKLSGGAIELEGAVVTAMGVKKSKKALGYASQEVKGNEIADTPVTNFADALSGEVAGLDIQSFGTLGGSANIIVRGFKSLYGSNQALIVIDGTPVLNETNNSSDVTSGRGGYDYGNAASDINPDDIENINVLKGAAATALYGSRASNGALIITTKKGKNAKGIGVTVNSSITVGTVDKNTLPVYQNKYGAGYGAFYGADEDKFFNDQFDINGDGTNDLSVPFTEDASYGAAFDPNLNVYQWNSIFPELPGYRKATPWVAGKNNPNSFFVDALTTTNSVSFGKSTEQTTFRVGFTNKMQEGVAPNALLKRNTLTFSASQKLNEKLTITGDFSFTNNNGRGRNGTGYSSGNPMQAFRQWWQTNVDVQEQKEAFFNTGKNITWNTNSHIDLSPIYTDNVYWNTYKNYQSDSRDRYTGNFGATQKVNNWFNIVGKFAFDSHSEIREERIDVGSADVSDYTVTNRKASEINYDIMGNFNHDFSSDLNFNGLVGYNVRVNKNNSLAASANGGLVTPGLFTLSNSVNPLTSLDYNKVDYTKRVEGVFAKAGIGYKETYYLDASIRKDKSSALPSSNNEYYYPAVASTLIFSNLIKKDWLTFGKFRANYAEVGNDTSPYQVLNTYNVGAAFNGNASASNPSALNNANLKSETSKEFELGLEAQFLNNRLGIDFSYYKRKTIDLITPITVSNSTGASNLWLNGGDMENTGYEVVLNATPIKTSSFSWDVKVNWSTNKGIITRLAEGIEFMQLASVQGGVTLGGALNEPFGVIRGKDLVYHTNGQPIVKTNGYYQLTSGTTEKIGNITPDWTGGVKNTFKYKSFSLSALVDVQKGGDVFSLDTWYGYATGLYDFTAGTNELGNPVRNSKASGGGIILPGVQADGSPNTVRAAADTYANPWGYARAAQSQHVYDASFVKLREVSLSYVFPKDLINKLSIENLSFSLIGRNLWIIHKNTPYSDPEAGLGSGNVQGYQSGAYPAVKEIGASLKFEF, translated from the coding sequence ATGAAACTAAAATTAAATGGATTCTTAGTGCTGTTACTAGCACTAGTGACGCAAATTAGTTTTGCGCAAGAAAGAGTCGTTTCAGGAACTGTTTCTGACAATACAGGTTTACCTCTACCAGGGGTAAGCGTATTAGTTAAAGGAACTAAATCAGGAACGCAAACTGATTTTGATGGGAAATTCTCTATCAAAGCAACACCAAGTCAAATCTTGATATTTAGCTATATCGGGATGACCACTCAAGAAGTTAAAGCCGGATCAACTTCAATTAATGTTAAATTATCTGGAGGAGCTATTGAACTAGAAGGCGCTGTAGTTACGGCTATGGGTGTTAAAAAATCTAAAAAAGCTTTAGGTTATGCTTCTCAAGAAGTTAAGGGTAATGAGATAGCTGATACTCCAGTCACCAACTTTGCAGATGCACTATCTGGAGAAGTTGCTGGACTAGATATTCAATCATTTGGTACATTAGGTGGTTCTGCTAACATTATCGTTCGTGGATTTAAATCTTTGTACGGAAGTAATCAAGCCCTAATTGTAATTGACGGAACACCCGTATTGAACGAAACAAACAACAGTTCTGACGTTACATCAGGAAGAGGCGGATACGATTATGGGAATGCTGCATCTGACATAAACCCTGATGACATTGAAAACATAAACGTACTAAAGGGCGCTGCAGCAACAGCACTTTATGGGTCTAGAGCTTCAAATGGAGCGTTAATTATTACCACAAAAAAAGGTAAAAACGCTAAAGGAATTGGAGTTACTGTAAACTCATCCATAACAGTTGGAACAGTAGACAAGAATACGTTACCTGTTTATCAAAATAAATATGGCGCAGGATATGGAGCGTTTTATGGAGCAGATGAAGATAAATTTTTTAACGATCAATTTGATATTAATGGAGACGGTACAAATGACTTGTCAGTCCCATTTACAGAAGACGCTTCATACGGAGCAGCTTTTGATCCAAATTTAAATGTTTATCAATGGAACTCTATCTTTCCTGAGTTACCTGGTTACCGCAAGGCTACTCCATGGGTTGCAGGAAAAAATAATCCAAATTCATTTTTTGTAGATGCTTTGACTACAACAAATTCGGTTTCTTTCGGTAAAAGTACCGAACAAACAACTTTCCGAGTTGGATTTACTAATAAAATGCAGGAAGGGGTTGCGCCTAATGCATTGTTAAAAAGAAATACATTAACTTTTTCAGCTTCACAAAAGTTAAATGAGAAATTAACAATAACAGGAGATTTTTCATTTACAAACAACAACGGTAGAGGTAGAAATGGAACTGGATATAGTTCTGGAAATCCTATGCAAGCCTTTAGACAATGGTGGCAGACTAATGTTGACGTACAAGAACAAAAAGAAGCATTTTTTAACACTGGTAAAAATATTACTTGGAATACCAATTCTCATATAGATTTGTCTCCGATTTATACAGATAATGTATATTGGAATACCTATAAAAACTATCAAAGTGATAGTAGAGATAGATACACTGGTAACTTTGGAGCAACACAAAAAGTAAACAATTGGTTTAATATTGTTGGAAAATTTGCTTTTGATAGTCACTCAGAAATAAGAGAAGAAAGAATCGATGTTGGTTCAGCTGACGTTTCAGATTATACTGTTACTAACAGAAAAGCTTCTGAAATTAATTACGACATCATGGGTAACTTTAATCATGATTTCAGCAGTGATTTAAATTTTAATGGTTTAGTTGGTTATAACGTACGTGTTAACAAAAATAATTCCTTAGCTGCTTCAGCTAATGGAGGATTAGTAACGCCAGGTTTATTTACCCTTTCAAACTCAGTAAATCCTCTTACATCATTAGATTATAACAAAGTAGATTATACCAAACGAGTAGAAGGAGTTTTCGCAAAAGCCGGGATTGGGTATAAAGAGACTTATTACCTAGATGCATCGATAAGAAAAGATAAATCATCAGCCTTACCTTCTAGCAACAACGAATATTATTACCCTGCAGTTGCATCAACATTAATCTTTTCAAATTTAATTAAAAAAGATTGGTTAACATTTGGAAAATTTAGAGCTAATTATGCTGAGGTTGGAAACGACACTTCTCCTTATCAAGTATTGAATACCTATAATGTTGGAGCTGCCTTTAATGGAAATGCTTCTGCAAGTAATCCAAGTGCTTTAAATAATGCTAATCTAAAATCCGAAACCAGTAAAGAATTTGAATTAGGATTAGAGGCACAATTTTTAAATAATAGATTAGGAATTGATTTTTCATACTACAAAAGAAAAACCATCGATTTAATTACACCAATTACGGTATCTAATTCTACAGGAGCATCAAACCTTTGGTTAAATGGTGGGGATATGGAAAACACAGGATACGAAGTTGTGCTAAACGCTACCCCAATTAAAACATCGAGTTTTTCATGGGATGTTAAAGTAAACTGGTCTACCAACAAAGGAATTATTACAAGATTAGCTGAAGGAATTGAATTCATGCAACTAGCATCAGTTCAAGGTGGTGTAACTTTAGGTGGAGCCTTAAATGAGCCTTTTGGGGTTATTAGAGGAAAAGATTTGGTTTATCATACCAATGGACAACCAATTGTTAAAACTAATGGATATTACCAATTAACAAGTGGAACAACAGAAAAAATAGGAAATATAACTCCAGATTGGACTGGGGGTGTAAAAAACACTTTCAAGTACAAAAGCTTTAGTTTAAGTGCATTAGTTGATGTTCAAAAAGGTGGAGATGTATTTTCATTAGACACATGGTACGGTTACGCAACAGGATTGTATGACTTTACTGCAGGGACTAACGAATTAGGAAATCCAGTACGTAATTCAAAAGCTTCAGGTGGAGGAATTATACTGCCAGGTGTTCAGGCTGATGGATCTCCAAATACAGTTAGAGCGGCAGCCGATACCTATGCTAATCCATGGGGCTATGCTAGAGCAGCGCAATCTCAACACGTATACGATGCTTCTTTTGTTAAACTAAGAGAAGTTAGTTTATCTTATGTTTTCCCAAAAGACTTAATTAATAAATTATCTATTGAGAACTTATCTTTCTCATTGATTGGAAGAAACTTGTGGATAATTCACAAAAACACACCATACTCAGATCCAGAAGCAGGTTTAGGTTCAGGTAACGTTCAAGGATACCAATCTGGAGCTTACCCTGCAGTAAAAGAGATCGGAGCAAGTTTAAAATTTGAATTTTAA
- a CDS encoding SusC/RagA family TonB-linked outer membrane protein, whose translation MKLKLKGFLVLLVALVTQITFAQERTVSGTVSDNAGLPLPGVSVLVKGSKSGTQTDFDGKFTIKATPSQTLVFSYIGMKSQEVSANSVTVNVKLKDETNVLDAVVVVGYGTQTKKRSTDAISRVTAKDIQQIPVANVQNALVGKLAGVQVTQTNGKVEGGISIRVRGAASISAGKEPLYVLDGVPLITTNESSNGAPTNPLLTLSTNEIESIDVLKDASSAAIYGARGANGVVIITTKRGKEGKGTFTINMSQGVSEATKKRKWLNAKQYVELFTEASINELGDAAEAEDMFDFLAQGTDWRNNEVDSDWQDTAFQRGHTKDVDFSTSGGDANTKYFFSGAYNNTNGIINSNSLERITARTNVSHKVTDRFTVGMNLSFSRAEINRVQDDNAFTTPLQAVAQSPLSPIRLEDGTANPNTLYANYLLAIDNSFWKTLVRRVTGKVYGEFKISSHFKANSDFSYDLMSQSEDNWNGKNTPFQATDGDVFASSVNNETYITSNYITYDQTLADKHSINAVVGMEFNKFNRRYQDVTSIYFPNDNFQTIDGGAEVNGGSGNETDYTFVSQFGRVSYSFDNKYLFKASIRRDGSSRFGINNRFGTFPAVSAGWVVSEESFLKENKVLSYLKIKSSWGKLGNAEIGNFASRQFYRPNSYNLRTGLTFAQAGNPNLTWEKSAQIDLGTEIGLFNRVNLEFDYYKKTTDGLLFNVPLALSSGTTTINQNIGELVSKGVEFVINTKNIDSENFKWNTSLNITTNNSIVNALPNNNADIINTFTINRVGENVSSFYLKEYAGVDPANGDALFYLNTKNADGTLNRATTNNYGAAQRVIAGNPFPTLMSGLTNTINYKGLDFTFTFQGEWGASIYNSAGLYQSVAADYFDNQSIDQLNRWRKPGDITNVPQARLYGGNGTGHSTRFLDNSDFVRLRNMTIGYTLPNKVIKDLGMSSVRFYATGVNLLTFTNYSGYDPEARRDDTGIGEEFYSAPPARTIALGVNINF comes from the coding sequence ATGAAACTAAAATTAAAAGGATTCTTAGTGCTATTAGTAGCACTTGTGACGCAAATTACTTTTGCTCAGGAGAGAACCGTTTCAGGAACTGTTTCTGACAATGCTGGATTGCCTTTACCTGGCGTGAGTGTATTGGTTAAAGGAAGTAAATCTGGAACTCAAACAGATTTTGATGGTAAATTTACTATCAAAGCTACACCAAGTCAAACCTTGGTATTTAGCTATATTGGTATGAAATCTCAAGAAGTTTCTGCAAATTCTGTAACTGTTAATGTAAAACTTAAAGACGAAACAAATGTTTTAGACGCTGTTGTTGTCGTTGGGTATGGTACACAAACAAAGAAAAGATCTACAGATGCAATATCGAGAGTAACTGCTAAGGACATTCAACAAATCCCTGTTGCAAACGTTCAAAATGCTTTAGTTGGAAAGTTAGCTGGAGTTCAAGTTACTCAAACAAACGGAAAAGTTGAGGGAGGAATTAGCATTAGAGTTAGAGGTGCTGCTAGTATAAGTGCTGGTAAAGAACCTTTATACGTTTTAGATGGAGTTCCACTTATTACTACAAATGAGTCTAGTAATGGAGCACCAACAAACCCATTATTAACATTAAGTACTAATGAAATCGAATCCATTGACGTGCTTAAAGATGCATCATCTGCTGCTATTTATGGAGCAAGAGGTGCAAATGGTGTTGTAATTATTACTACAAAGAGAGGTAAAGAAGGAAAGGGAACTTTTACTATTAATATGTCTCAAGGGGTGAGTGAAGCAACCAAAAAAAGAAAATGGTTAAATGCTAAACAATATGTAGAGTTGTTTACAGAAGCTTCTATTAATGAATTAGGTGATGCTGCTGAAGCAGAAGATATGTTTGATTTCTTAGCACAAGGAACTGATTGGAGAAATAATGAAGTAGACTCTGATTGGCAAGATACAGCATTTCAAAGAGGACATACAAAAGATGTTGATTTTTCAACCTCAGGTGGTGATGCAAATACTAAATATTTTTTCTCAGGAGCTTATAACAATACTAATGGTATTATCAACAGCAACTCTTTGGAGAGAATAACTGCTAGAACAAACGTTTCCCACAAAGTGACTGATCGATTTACTGTTGGTATGAACTTAAGTTTTTCTAGAGCTGAAATTAATCGTGTTCAGGATGATAATGCCTTTACTACACCATTACAAGCGGTTGCTCAGTCTCCTCTTTCACCAATTCGATTGGAAGATGGTACGGCTAATCCAAACACTTTATATGCAAACTATTTATTAGCAATTGATAATTCATTTTGGAAAACTCTAGTTAGAAGAGTAACTGGAAAAGTGTATGGAGAGTTTAAAATTTCTTCACATTTTAAAGCAAATAGTGATTTTTCTTATGATTTAATGTCACAATCAGAGGATAACTGGAATGGTAAAAACACCCCTTTCCAAGCAACCGATGGAGATGTTTTTGCAAGTTCAGTAAATAATGAAACTTATATTACAAGTAACTATATTACATACGATCAAACATTAGCAGATAAACATTCTATTAATGCAGTTGTAGGTATGGAGTTTAACAAATTTAACAGAAGATACCAAGATGTTACTAGTATCTATTTCCCAAATGATAACTTTCAAACCATCGATGGTGGAGCCGAAGTAAATGGAGGAAGTGGAAATGAAACTGATTATACATTTGTATCTCAATTTGGAAGGGTAAGTTATTCATTTGACAACAAATACCTTTTCAAAGCAAGTATTAGACGTGATGGTTCATCTCGTTTTGGTATAAACAATCGTTTTGGGACTTTTCCTGCAGTATCTGCTGGATGGGTAGTTTCAGAAGAGAGTTTCTTAAAAGAAAATAAAGTTTTATCTTATTTAAAAATTAAGAGTAGCTGGGGAAAACTTGGTAATGCTGAAATTGGAAATTTTGCATCAAGACAATTTTACAGGCCTAATTCTTATAATTTAAGAACAGGACTTACATTTGCTCAAGCAGGAAATCCAAACTTAACATGGGAAAAGTCGGCTCAGATAGACCTTGGTACAGAAATTGGGTTGTTTAACAGAGTAAATTTAGAGTTTGATTACTACAAAAAGACAACAGATGGTTTATTGTTTAATGTACCACTTGCTTTAAGTTCAGGTACTACAACAATTAACCAAAATATTGGTGAATTAGTTAGTAAAGGAGTTGAATTTGTAATCAACACAAAAAATATTGACTCTGAAAATTTCAAATGGAATACTAGTTTGAATATTACAACTAACAATTCAATTGTTAATGCTTTACCAAATAATAATGCTGACATCATTAATACATTCACCATCAACAGAGTTGGCGAAAATGTATCGTCTTTCTACTTGAAAGAATATGCTGGTGTAGATCCTGCTAATGGAGATGCTTTATTTTATCTTAACACAAAAAATGCTGATGGTACTTTAAACAGAGCTACTACTAACAATTATGGTGCAGCTCAAAGAGTTATAGCTGGGAATCCTTTTCCAACTTTAATGTCTGGTTTAACAAATACTATTAACTATAAAGGTTTAGATTTTACATTTACATTTCAAGGAGAATGGGGAGCTAGTATCTATAATTCAGCAGGGCTTTATCAATCAGTTGCTGCAGACTATTTCGACAACCAAAGTATTGACCAATTAAACCGTTGGAGAAAACCGGGTGATATTACAAATGTTCCACAAGCTAGACTTTATGGAGGAAATGGTACAGGTCACTCAACTCGTTTCTTAGATAATTCTGATTTTGTTCGTTTAAGAAATATGACAATCGGCTATACTTTACCAAATAAAGTAATAAAAGATCTAGGTATGAGTAGTGTGCGTTTCTATGCAACAGGTGTAAATTTACTTACATTTACGAACTATTCTGGATATGATCCAGAAGCTAGAAGAGATGATACAGGAATTGGAGAAGAATTTTACTCAGCTCCTCCTGCCAGAACAATAGCATTAGGTGTAAATATTAATTTCTAA